A DNA window from Phycisphaerales bacterium contains the following coding sequences:
- the pyk gene encoding pyruvate kinase, with the protein MWRSRNTLTKIVATLGKATSDAATIRKLVEAGASVFRLNFSHGTLDDHLQVLRHVRQVEAELGYPIGVLGDLSGPKIRVGQVIDGGVHVEAGQDVVFQRDPIVATGPRFSSTYLGLVSDVATGQKLLINDGAIRMLVVEQKPDEIVCRVTTGGLITSGKGVNLPNTEVKLPCVTEKDYVCLEWAIRNELDFIAMSFVRQASDVELLHRRILEMMKGSGRRSLPIIAKIERPEALHNIEAILDAAEVIMVARGDLGVEMDLAEVPAIQKRLVDAAQRRGKPCIVATQMLETMIANASPTRAEASDVANAILDGADAVMLSGETAVGAYPVLAVDTMSRIAAATEEYVRSTPHRPPPMTTERMKGHWTAAIAHGAWMIAQDVRAKVIVAATESGLTALHLSQNNFRIPIVIGSDDLSTLRRITVLNGVTPVAITMPPDLDQFTELFDELLLSRGWVNRGEPVVILAGHPSGRVGSTNSLAVHHVGDPSTGYRGRAGQR; encoded by the coding sequence ATGTGGCGAAGCCGCAACACTCTCACCAAGATCGTCGCAACGCTGGGCAAGGCGACCAGCGACGCCGCGACGATTCGCAAACTCGTCGAAGCCGGGGCCTCGGTCTTTCGGCTCAACTTCTCGCACGGCACGCTGGACGATCACCTGCAGGTACTTCGCCACGTGCGCCAGGTGGAAGCCGAACTCGGCTACCCGATCGGGGTGCTGGGCGATTTGTCTGGCCCGAAGATCCGCGTTGGGCAGGTCATCGACGGCGGCGTGCACGTCGAGGCGGGTCAGGACGTTGTCTTTCAGCGCGATCCCATCGTCGCCACGGGGCCGCGCTTCTCATCGACCTACCTTGGCCTGGTCAGTGACGTGGCGACGGGGCAGAAACTTCTGATCAACGACGGGGCCATTCGCATGCTCGTCGTCGAACAGAAGCCCGATGAGATCGTCTGCCGCGTCACCACCGGTGGGCTGATCACCAGCGGCAAGGGCGTCAACCTGCCCAATACCGAGGTCAAACTACCCTGCGTGACGGAGAAGGACTACGTCTGCCTCGAGTGGGCCATCCGAAACGAACTCGACTTCATTGCGATGAGTTTTGTGCGCCAGGCGTCGGACGTCGAACTGCTGCACCGGCGCATTCTGGAGATGATGAAAGGCAGCGGGAGGCGCTCGCTGCCGATTATCGCCAAGATCGAGCGGCCCGAAGCGCTGCACAACATCGAAGCGATCCTCGACGCGGCCGAAGTGATCATGGTCGCCCGCGGCGATCTTGGCGTGGAGATGGATCTGGCCGAAGTGCCCGCGATCCAGAAGCGGCTCGTCGATGCCGCCCAGCGTCGCGGCAAGCCGTGCATCGTCGCCACGCAGATGCTCGAAACGATGATCGCCAATGCCTCGCCGACGCGCGCTGAAGCCAGCGACGTGGCCAACGCGATCCTCGACGGCGCTGACGCCGTCATGCTCTCAGGTGAAACGGCCGTGGGCGCCTATCCGGTGCTGGCGGTGGACACGATGAGCCGCATCGCCGCGGCCACCGAAGAGTATGTGCGCAGCACGCCGCACCGGCCGCCGCCGATGACCACCGAGCGCATGAAGGGTCACTGGACCGCGGCCATCGCGCATGGCGCGTGGATGATCGCGCAGGATGTGCGGGCGAAAGTCATCGTCGCGGCGACCGAGTCGGGCCTGACGGCGCTGCACCTGAGCCAGAACAACTTTCGCATTCCCATCGTCATCGGCTCGGATGATCTTTCGACGCTGCGGCGCATCACGGTGCTCAACGGCGTGACGCCGGTGGCCATCACCATGCCACCCGATCTCGATCAGTTCACCGAGCTGTTCGATGAACTGCTGCTGAGCCGGGGTTGGGTGAATCGCGGCGAACCGGTGGTCATTCTCGCGGGGCATCCGAGCGGTCGGGTGGGCTCGACGAATTCGCTGGCGGTGCACCACGTCGGCGACCCATCCACGGGGTATCGCGGCCGCGCGGGCCAGCGCTGA
- a CDS encoding extracellular solute-binding protein yields the protein MRVDWLKWSFLPALLVVLGVPFLFRPRAEAVDGEALRLVIITPHNEQIRTEFALGFDRWHRAHYGGRGVVIDWRTPGGTSEIRRQLFAEYEAALRRGPIRPGSMSYDLLFGGGSYEHNQMMRPITAVGPDGQPHSATVSIAVEFSAEQLHEWYGENEIGRNVLYEPGLHWFGTAVSGFGIVYNIDVLDRLGVKRPQTWEDMTDPRLVGWVALADPGQSGSIATALEVILQRLGWREGWRILRESAANTRYFADSSSKIPIDVSLGEAAMGMCIDFYGRTQAQFIRNADGSERVGYVDPPRLSDIDPDPISLLNGGPNPELAVRFIEYCLTIEGQALWDFPLAQSEGDLGPRQFELRRLPARRIMYEQYFDRLIDAVNPFELAEPIDSWDPSMRSFVAPLLGAMAIDNLDELRAAWEAMHALPADDARVAEMRRLFNAMPTVTLLDGAVVSLDSAEHLAAIRADWKLARSTEGLARGYDPLKAERDRIAWAEFFRSNYAAIVELSESSR from the coding sequence GTGCGCGTTGACTGGCTCAAGTGGAGTTTTCTGCCGGCCCTGCTCGTCGTGCTCGGCGTGCCGTTTCTCTTTCGGCCGCGCGCCGAAGCGGTGGACGGCGAGGCGCTGCGCCTGGTCATCATCACGCCGCACAACGAGCAGATCCGCACCGAGTTTGCGCTCGGTTTCGATCGCTGGCACCGAGCCCACTACGGCGGGCGCGGCGTGGTCATCGACTGGCGCACGCCCGGCGGCACATCTGAAATCCGCCGCCAACTCTTCGCCGAATACGAAGCGGCGCTGCGGCGCGGGCCGATCCGCCCGGGCTCGATGAGTTATGACCTGCTCTTTGGCGGCGGCAGTTACGAACACAACCAGATGATGAGGCCCATCACGGCCGTCGGGCCCGACGGCCAGCCGCACTCCGCGACGGTGAGCATCGCCGTCGAGTTCAGCGCCGAACAGTTGCACGAGTGGTACGGCGAGAACGAAATCGGCCGCAACGTGCTCTACGAGCCGGGCCTGCACTGGTTCGGCACGGCTGTGTCGGGCTTCGGCATCGTTTACAACATCGACGTGCTCGATCGACTCGGTGTCAAGCGGCCGCAGACGTGGGAAGACATGACCGACCCGCGCCTGGTGGGCTGGGTGGCGCTGGCCGACCCGGGTCAGTCGGGTTCGATCGCCACGGCGCTCGAGGTCATCCTTCAGCGGCTCGGCTGGCGCGAAGGCTGGCGCATCCTGCGCGAATCGGCCGCCAACACGCGCTACTTCGCCGACTCGTCGAGCAAGATCCCCATCGACGTGAGCCTCGGCGAGGCGGCGATGGGCATGTGCATCGACTTCTACGGTCGCACGCAGGCGCAGTTCATCCGCAACGCCGACGGCAGCGAGCGAGTCGGCTACGTCGATCCGCCGCGCCTGTCGGACATCGATCCCGATCCGATCAGCCTGCTCAACGGCGGGCCGAATCCTGAACTGGCCGTCCGCTTCATCGAGTATTGCCTGACGATTGAGGGTCAGGCGCTGTGGGACTTCCCACTCGCGCAAAGCGAGGGTGATCTCGGGCCGCGACAGTTCGAGTTGCGCCGCCTGCCGGCGCGGCGGATCATGTACGAGCAGTACTTCGATCGCTTGATCGACGCGGTGAATCCGTTTGAACTCGCCGAGCCGATTGACTCGTGGGACCCCAGTATGCGCAGTTTCGTCGCGCCGCTGCTGGGCGCGATGGCGATCGACAATCTCGACGAACTGCGCGCGGCGTGGGAGGCGATGCACGCGCTGCCGGCTGATGATGCGAGGGTCGCTGAGATGCGGCGGCTGTTCAATGCCATGCCGACGGTGACGCTGCTCGACGGCGCGGTGGTCTCGCTCGACTCGGCCGAGCACCTGGCCGCGATTCGCGCCGACTGGAAACTGGCCCGCTCGACCGAGGGCCTGGCCAGGGGCTATGACCCGCTCAAGGCCGAGCGTGACCGCATCGCCTGGGCGGAGTTCTTCCGCTCGAATTACGCCGCGATCGTAGAGTTGAGTGAATCGAGCCGATAA
- the pyrF gene encoding orotidine-5'-phosphate decarboxylase: MEHFSDRLLNAIGRKGSPVCVGIDPVHERLPGELRRRIDGPRSALAAISEYCSTVLDAVADVVPAVKFQSACFERYRDEGVETLYSLIADANDLGLMVILDAKRGDIGISADHYAAGIFEPWVDRDELAPRLAVPDAVTINGYLGGDGIEPFCRGGRGAFVLVRTSNPGGDAIQQARLESGLSVAEHVGSVVDGLAREHMGTLGYSDLGAVVGATKRDEIASLRSLMPRCIFLVPGYGAQGGGAEDVQACFNQDGRGAIITASRSVIYAYERDDSQPWADAVAEAAQVFAGEIGEIAPA, encoded by the coding sequence GTGGAGCACTTCTCAGACCGGCTGCTGAACGCGATCGGCCGCAAGGGTTCGCCCGTGTGCGTGGGGATCGACCCGGTGCACGAGCGGCTGCCGGGCGAACTGCGGCGGCGCATCGACGGGCCTCGCTCGGCGCTGGCGGCGATCAGCGAATACTGCTCCACGGTGCTCGACGCCGTCGCCGACGTCGTGCCCGCAGTCAAATTTCAGAGCGCGTGCTTCGAGCGCTATCGCGATGAAGGCGTCGAAACGCTTTACAGCCTGATCGCCGACGCCAACGACCTTGGGCTGATGGTCATTCTCGACGCGAAGCGCGGCGACATCGGCATCTCCGCCGATCACTATGCGGCGGGCATCTTCGAGCCGTGGGTCGATCGCGATGAACTGGCGCCGCGACTGGCCGTGCCCGATGCGGTGACGATCAACGGCTATCTTGGCGGCGACGGGATCGAGCCGTTCTGCAGGGGCGGGCGGGGCGCGTTTGTGCTCGTGCGAACGAGCAACCCCGGTGGCGATGCGATCCAGCAGGCTCGACTCGAAAGCGGACTCAGCGTTGCCGAACATGTGGGCAGCGTTGTCGATGGCCTGGCGCGCGAGCACATGGGTACGCTCGGCTACAGCGACCTCGGCGCCGTGGTCGGCGCCACCAAGCGCGATGAGATCGCCTCGCTGCGCTCGCTCATGCCGCGCTGCATCTTCCTTGTCCCCGGGTACGGCGCGCAGGGCGGCGGCGCGGAGGATGTGCAGGCATGCTTCAACCAAGACGGGCGCGGCGCGATCATCACCGCCAGCCGCAGCGTCATCTACGCCTACGAAAGGGACGACTCGCAGCCATGGGCGGACGCCGTGGCGGAGGCGGCGCAGGTCTTTGCCGGGGAGATCGGCGAAATCGCGCCGGCGTGA
- a CDS encoding DUF971 domain-containing protein yields the protein MLAKPQHLDIKRDRGLTVEWADGTTSFYSVAYLRKWSPSAEARELRDQLARNPLAVLPKSAVSDGTPLTIVDAEFVGHYAIKIHFSDGHDTGLYSWDYLREIDPANRRPDSPRESQG from the coding sequence ATGCTCGCCAAACCCCAACATCTCGACATCAAGCGCGATCGCGGCCTGACGGTGGAGTGGGCCGACGGCACGACGTCGTTCTACTCCGTGGCCTATCTGCGCAAGTGGTCTCCCTCGGCCGAAGCACGCGAACTGCGCGACCAACTGGCCCGCAACCCGCTCGCGGTGCTGCCGAAATCGGCCGTGTCCGACGGCACGCCGCTCACGATCGTCGATGCCGAATTCGTCGGCCACTACGCGATCAAGATCCATTTCTCCGACGGCCACGACACCGGGCTCTACTCGTGGGATTACTTGCGCGAGATCGATCCCGCCAACCGCAGACCCGATTCGCCCCGTGAGAGCCAGGGATGA
- a CDS encoding acyl-CoA thioesterase: protein MTDRACEAPLPGPAEGTSVDWLRLGCPHRDPFTLRLRVGPQHISRIIPHVPNTLFVQWLESMAVAHSDSLGYTDQWHIERDLIWFVRRHEIDYLAEVMLGDELLMATWVEGFNKTSSPRRYLIYRPSDDKVVCRAMTIWVLVSRSASKPQRIDPEMAGRYLA, encoded by the coding sequence ATGACCGATCGCGCCTGCGAAGCGCCGCTGCCCGGGCCGGCGGAAGGGACCAGCGTTGATTGGCTGCGCCTGGGCTGCCCGCACCGTGATCCGTTCACGCTGCGTCTGCGGGTCGGTCCGCAGCACATCAGCCGCATCATCCCGCACGTGCCCAACACGCTATTCGTTCAGTGGCTCGAATCGATGGCCGTGGCGCACAGCGACTCGCTGGGCTACACCGACCAGTGGCACATCGAGCGCGACCTGATCTGGTTCGTGCGCCGGCACGAGATCGACTATCTCGCCGAGGTGATGCTCGGCGACGAGTTGCTCATGGCGACATGGGTGGAGGGCTTCAACAAGACGAGTTCGCCTCGCCGCTACCTGATCTACCGGCCAAGTGATGACAAAGTCGTCTGCCGGGCGATGACCATCTGGGTGCTCGTCTCGCGCAGCGCCAGCAAGCCGCAGCGCATCGACCCGGAGATGGCGGGGCGCTATCTGGCCTGA
- a CDS encoding DEAD/DEAH box helicase, with the protein MLIIHANWSAHRLAFWAESTEAVRSAPPLSNGAAAPAGGDGHAPAHPYSPPLAALEEALAELGVDRSSLAPCSLRLQLPSLGPAPAPSPLALTEAGLDASAVAAESLCAWETPAVAVPAERVLQTLSALDRACDDLPDSIRLGSSIEYWIRVGRFIAELLVAQRFIPTLEQDLGGMLRGHWRLWVGDEDVAGRMGTLVRHMPAIARCAVDEAAGDSWTIIDEMTNGVADAEIRRLFAEDGIPEAIEESDPLSDQHVAWLTSLLGRESQMKLPVSNAVQLMRGVRQWLGRLYDVGQGRAFRLCFELQEPGELKDDGELYAPDRGVLWPLTLHLQSVDEPGVRIGAAEVWSFSGDVQVVEGLRIDQPHDLLLGELKRASKLFAPLEPALVEAHPVSVELTTDQAYLFLREARRVLEESGFGVVVPGWWDRPEARLSARLKVHSADVDLSPGAARVNGTRAAIGLDSIVQYQWQVAIGNHILTRDEFERLAQQRSPLVRLHGEWVEIRPRDLAGAQTFYEQAEEGEITLREALRMAYGTTPESAGLPVLGMDADGWVGQLFGTSAAGADARTMPILPQPDDFVGNLRPYQVKGLSWLAFLDRFGLGACLADDMGLGKTIQLIALLLAEREPDANGDRSAGPTLLVVPTSVVGNWVRELRRFSPELRVLVHHGVTRATGEEMILNAQQHDVVITTYALVHRDRETLGRIRWWRVCLDEAQNIKNPTAKQSMAIRDLQADRRIALTGTPVENRLSELWSIMDFLNSGYLGSSHEFRRQFALGIERYRDQRRIEQLRHLIQPFVLRRLKTDPNVIADLPDKLEYKIYCSLTPEQARLYEATVQTMLQQADASEGIQRRGLVLATLVKLKQICNHPAHFLRDGEEGKGAIVKPVRSGKTARLVEMLEEVVAEGDAALVFTQFREMGHLLASMIRKELGVEVLFLHGGTPMGKREEMIDRFQQRDGTCPVFILSLKAGGFGLNLTAANHVFHFDRWWNPAVENQATDRAFRIGQTRAVQVHKFVCSGTLEERIDEMIEQKTELAENVVGSGEQWLTELSTDQLREVLALRYEDVPGGGEEMDDATTEEAMP; encoded by the coding sequence ATGTTGATTATTCACGCCAACTGGTCCGCGCATCGACTGGCGTTCTGGGCGGAGTCCACCGAAGCGGTTCGGTCAGCGCCGCCGCTGTCCAATGGAGCGGCCGCGCCCGCGGGCGGCGACGGCCATGCGCCCGCTCATCCCTATTCACCTCCCTTGGCCGCGCTTGAAGAAGCACTGGCCGAACTCGGGGTAGACCGCTCCTCTCTGGCGCCCTGCTCGCTGCGCCTCCAACTGCCCTCGCTGGGCCCGGCGCCGGCGCCGAGCCCGTTGGCGCTGACCGAGGCCGGGCTGGACGCGTCAGCCGTGGCCGCCGAGTCGCTGTGCGCTTGGGAAACGCCTGCAGTCGCCGTGCCGGCCGAGCGGGTGCTGCAGACGCTCAGCGCCTTGGACCGCGCCTGCGACGACCTGCCCGATTCGATTCGATTGGGCAGTTCGATCGAGTACTGGATCCGCGTCGGGCGCTTCATCGCTGAGTTGCTCGTGGCCCAGCGGTTTATCCCCACGCTCGAACAGGACTTGGGTGGGATGCTCCGCGGGCACTGGCGGCTGTGGGTCGGCGACGAGGACGTGGCCGGGCGAATGGGCACGCTGGTGCGCCACATGCCCGCCATCGCGCGCTGCGCCGTGGATGAGGCCGCGGGCGATTCGTGGACCATCATCGACGAAATGACCAATGGCGTGGCGGACGCCGAGATCAGGCGCCTCTTCGCCGAAGACGGCATCCCCGAGGCGATCGAAGAGAGCGACCCGCTCAGCGACCAGCACGTCGCCTGGCTCACCAGTCTTCTCGGGCGCGAGTCGCAGATGAAACTGCCGGTCTCCAACGCCGTGCAGTTGATGCGCGGGGTGCGGCAGTGGCTGGGGCGCCTCTATGACGTCGGCCAGGGACGCGCGTTCCGTCTGTGCTTCGAACTCCAAGAGCCGGGCGAACTCAAGGACGACGGCGAGTTGTACGCGCCCGACCGGGGCGTGCTCTGGCCGCTCACGCTGCATCTGCAATCGGTTGATGAACCGGGCGTGCGCATCGGTGCGGCGGAGGTCTGGTCGTTCTCCGGCGACGTGCAGGTGGTGGAGGGGCTGCGCATCGATCAGCCGCACGACCTGCTCCTGGGCGAACTCAAGCGGGCGTCGAAACTCTTCGCGCCGCTCGAGCCGGCGCTGGTCGAGGCGCACCCCGTCAGCGTCGAACTCACGACGGACCAGGCGTATCTGTTCCTGCGCGAGGCGCGGCGGGTTCTGGAGGAATCGGGTTTCGGCGTGGTCGTGCCCGGCTGGTGGGATCGGCCCGAGGCGCGGCTGTCGGCGCGGCTCAAGGTGCACAGCGCCGACGTGGACCTCTCGCCGGGCGCAGCGCGCGTGAACGGCACGCGTGCGGCCATCGGGCTCGATTCGATCGTGCAGTACCAGTGGCAGGTGGCCATCGGCAACCACATTCTCACGCGAGACGAATTCGAGCGCCTTGCGCAGCAGCGTTCGCCGCTTGTTCGCCTGCACGGCGAATGGGTGGAAATCAGGCCGCGCGACCTGGCAGGGGCGCAGACGTTCTACGAGCAGGCGGAGGAGGGTGAGATCACCCTGCGCGAGGCGCTGCGCATGGCGTACGGGACGACGCCTGAGTCGGCCGGCTTGCCGGTGCTGGGTATGGACGCCGACGGCTGGGTGGGGCAGCTCTTTGGCACGAGCGCCGCAGGCGCCGATGCGCGGACCATGCCGATCCTGCCCCAGCCCGATGACTTCGTCGGCAATCTCCGTCCTTACCAGGTCAAGGGCCTCAGTTGGCTGGCGTTCCTCGACCGCTTCGGCCTTGGCGCCTGCCTCGCCGACGACATGGGCCTGGGCAAGACGATTCAACTCATCGCGCTGCTGCTGGCCGAGCGCGAGCCGGATGCGAACGGCGACCGTTCTGCCGGGCCGACGCTGCTGGTGGTACCGACGTCGGTCGTGGGCAACTGGGTGCGCGAGTTGCGGCGTTTCTCGCCGGAGCTGCGCGTCCTGGTGCACCACGGTGTGACGCGGGCGACGGGCGAGGAGATGATCCTCAACGCCCAGCAGCACGACGTGGTCATCACCACCTACGCGCTGGTGCACCGCGATCGCGAGACGCTCGGTCGCATCCGCTGGTGGCGCGTGTGCCTTGATGAAGCGCAGAACATCAAGAATCCCACCGCCAAGCAGTCGATGGCGATCCGCGACCTGCAGGCCGACCGGCGCATCGCGCTCACCGGCACGCCGGTCGAGAACCGCCTGAGCGAACTGTGGTCGATCATGGATTTTCTCAACAGCGGGTATCTCGGCTCGTCGCACGAGTTCCGCCGCCAGTTCGCGCTGGGCATCGAACGCTACCGCGACCAGCGGCGCATCGAGCAGTTGCGGCATCTCATCCAGCCGTTTGTGCTGCGGCGGCTGAAGACCGATCCCAACGTCATCGCCGATCTGCCCGACAAACTCGAATACAAGATCTACTGCTCGCTCACGCCCGAGCAGGCGCGGCTGTACGAGGCGACGGTGCAGACGATGCTCCAGCAGGCCGACGCGAGCGAGGGCATCCAGCGGCGCGGCCTCGTGCTGGCGACGCTGGTGAAACTCAAGCAGATCTGCAATCACCCGGCTCATTTCCTGCGCGACGGCGAGGAAGGCAAGGGCGCGATTGTCAAGCCCGTCCGCAGCGGCAAGACGGCGCGCCTCGTCGAGATGCTCGAAGAAGTCGTCGCCGAGGGCGATGCGGCCCTGGTGTTCACGCAGTTCCGCGAGATGGGGCACCTGCTGGCTTCGATGATCCGCAAGGAACTCGGCGTCGAGGTCCTCTTCCTGCATGGCGGCACGCCCATGGGCAAACGCGAGGAGATGATCGACCGTTTTCAGCAGCGCGACGGAACGTGCCCGGTGTTCATCCTGTCGCTCAAGGCCGGCGGCTTCGGCCTCAATCTCACCGCCGCCAATCACGTCTTCCACTTCGACCGGTGGTGGAATCCCGCCGTCGAGAACCAGGCCACCGATCGCGCGTTCCGCATCGGCCAGACGCGGGCCGTGCAGGTGCATAAGTTCGTCTGCTCGGGCACGCTCGAGGAGCGAATCGACGAGATGATCGAGCAGAAGACGGAACTGGCCGAGAACGTCGTCGGCAGCGGCGAGCAGTGGCTGACCGAACTGAGCACCGACCAGTTGCGCGAAGTGCTGGCGCTGCGCTACGAGGATGTGCCCGGCGGCGGTGAAGAGATGGATGACGCGACCACGGAGGAGGCGATGCCGTGA
- a CDS encoding HDOD domain-containing protein: MPHRDIIDRFRANENLPSLPGVALEVLSLTEQPDCTIEQLANVIQNDPAITARILKIINSPLFGVAKGITSIKQASTLLGMRKLRIMALSFSIVQAIRRPQSDGCFNYEAYWRQALTAAVAARLLATKTARPLCEDAFVAGLLHNIGIVAGYLTAPDLFQPLLNRSGKTGWWTVEDERELLGATHAVLTAELLIVWGLPDALSSAVRQYRDAQPLPVGAFTTPDLPHLIAAGVCIADLFAGDATVADIEQCRTRCIQLTGIDRDLLEQVLDAVATRVQEIAGMLVVKIGPTLSYEQIQRQAESQLAQAIAGPAAPEPRKRRDRAA, translated from the coding sequence ATGCCGCATCGCGACATCATTGACCGGTTTCGGGCCAATGAGAACCTGCCGTCTCTTCCCGGAGTCGCGCTCGAGGTGCTCTCGCTGACGGAGCAACCCGACTGCACCATCGAGCAACTGGCCAACGTCATCCAGAACGACCCGGCTATCACCGCCCGCATCCTCAAGATCATCAATTCGCCGCTGTTCGGCGTCGCCAAGGGCATCACGTCCATCAAGCAGGCCTCGACCTTGCTGGGCATGCGCAAACTGCGCATCATGGCCCTGAGCTTTTCCATCGTGCAGGCAATCCGCCGGCCACAGTCCGACGGCTGCTTCAATTACGAAGCGTACTGGCGCCAGGCGCTGACCGCAGCCGTCGCCGCTCGCCTGCTGGCCACGAAGACGGCCCGGCCTCTTTGTGAAGATGCGTTCGTCGCCGGCTTGCTGCACAACATCGGCATCGTCGCCGGCTATCTCACGGCTCCAGACCTCTTCCAGCCACTGCTCAACCGGAGCGGGAAGACGGGCTGGTGGACGGTGGAGGACGAACGGGAATTGCTCGGCGCGACGCACGCGGTGCTCACCGCCGAACTGCTCATCGTCTGGGGCCTGCCCGACGCCCTCAGCAGCGCCGTGCGCCAGTACCGCGACGCTCAGCCGCTTCCCGTCGGCGCCTTCACCACCCCCGATCTGCCGCATCTGATCGCGGCCGGCGTGTGCATTGCCGATCTCTTCGCCGGCGACGCGACGGTTGCCGACATCGAACAGTGCCGCACGCGCTGCATTCAGCTGACAGGCATCGACCGCGACCTGCTTGAGCAGGTGCTCGACGCGGTGGCGACTCGGGTGCAGGAGATCGCGGGAATGCTCGTGGTCAAAATCGGCCCGACGCTGTCGTATGAGCAGATCCAGCGGCAGGCGGAGAGCCAACTGGCGCAGGCCATCGCCGGCCCCGCCGCACCCGAGCCGCGCAAACGCCGCGATCGCGCGGCCTGA
- a CDS encoding 1-acyl-sn-glycerol-3-phosphate acyltransferase yields the protein MSLLERYRLRDPGVPLPRVVAYDFCWYGIRTFFTLLYGMRVSGREHIPPRGGVLVVGNHQTNFDPPLMAVGSRRHFHFVAKVPLFTNPVFGWVIRTFNAIPIDQSKPDASSIKTTIEHLRAGRMVLIYPEGSRTHDGAMNPFKSGAALLIRRAKVPVLPMAIEGAYDAWPRGAAPKWRGHIRIRFGPVVPYDELAAAGAAGMLDLLKSRIDAMRLELRHEIRVASRGRYPAPGPGDYACDDPILARIRQPDPDA from the coding sequence ATGTCGCTGCTTGAGAGGTACCGCTTGCGCGACCCCGGTGTGCCGCTGCCGCGCGTGGTCGCATACGACTTCTGCTGGTACGGCATCCGCACGTTCTTCACGCTGCTCTATGGCATGCGCGTATCGGGGCGCGAGCACATCCCGCCGCGCGGCGGAGTGCTGGTGGTGGGCAACCACCAGACGAACTTCGACCCGCCGCTGATGGCCGTGGGCAGCCGCCGGCACTTTCACTTCGTCGCCAAGGTGCCGCTGTTTACGAACCCGGTCTTCGGCTGGGTCATCCGCACCTTCAACGCCATTCCGATCGACCAGAGCAAGCCCGATGCGTCGTCGATCAAGACCACGATCGAGCATCTTCGCGCGGGGCGGATGGTCCTGATCTATCCCGAAGGCAGCCGCACGCACGACGGGGCCATGAACCCGTTCAAGTCGGGCGCAGCGCTGCTCATCCGGCGCGCCAAGGTGCCGGTGCTGCCGATGGCGATTGAAGGCGCGTACGACGCCTGGCCGCGCGGCGCTGCGCCAAAGTGGCGCGGCCACATCCGCATCAGGTTCGGACCGGTCGTGCCTTATGACGAACTGGCGGCGGCGGGCGCTGCGGGCATGCTCGATCTGCTCAAGTCGCGCATCGACGCGATGCGCCTCGAATTGCGCCACGAGATTCGCGTCGCGTCACGAGGGCGCTACCCGGCTCCGGGTCCGGGCGACTATGCGTGCGATGATCCGATTCTCGCGCGGATCCGACAGCCTGACCCGGACGCGTGA
- a CDS encoding (d)CMP kinase, with amino-acid sequence MSKPEHVIITIDGPAGTGKSTTARLLASRLGLEFLDTGAMYRAAAVVALDRGVDFGDGPGVARAVQQAVLRFDWTADPPRLLITSPHERDITERLRDADITLGSSIVARSTEVRAVLVEQQRRIAVAHPRLVSEGRDQGSVVFPDAAVKFFLDASPEARAQRRADQLRSAGQQVDEARLLREIIERDAADRNRETGPLIIPDDAIVVDTTDLSHDQVLAHLEHHVRQRLPALRRGVGG; translated from the coding sequence ATGTCAAAGCCCGAGCACGTCATCATCACCATCGACGGACCGGCCGGGACAGGCAAATCGACGACGGCGCGACTGCTGGCCAGCCGACTCGGCCTCGAGTTTCTCGACACCGGTGCCATGTACCGCGCCGCGGCGGTGGTGGCGCTGGATCGCGGCGTGGACTTCGGCGACGGACCGGGCGTGGCCCGTGCGGTGCAGCAGGCGGTGCTGCGCTTCGACTGGACCGCCGATCCGCCGCGCCTGCTCATCACCAGCCCGCATGAGCGCGACATCACCGAGCGGCTGCGCGATGCTGACATCACGCTGGGTTCTTCGATCGTGGCGCGCAGCACCGAGGTTCGCGCGGTCCTCGTCGAGCAGCAGCGGCGCATCGCGGTGGCGCATCCGAGGCTGGTGAGCGAAGGGCGCGACCAGGGATCGGTCGTCTTTCCCGATGCGGCGGTGAAGTTCTTTCTCGACGCTTCGCCCGAAGCGCGGGCCCAGCGCCGCGCGGATCAACTCCGCTCGGCGGGCCAGCAAGTCGATGAAGCGCGCCTGCTGCGGGAGATCATCGAGCGCGACGCCGCCGACCGCAACCGCGAGACCGGGCCGCTGATCATTCCCGATGATGCGATCGTGGTGGATACGACGGACCTGTCGCACGACCAGGTGCTGGCGCACCTTGAGCACCATGTGCGCCAGCGGCTGCCGGCATTGCGCCGGGGGGTTGGAGGCTGA